The following coding sequences are from one Gossypium hirsutum isolate 1008001.06 chromosome A12, Gossypium_hirsutum_v2.1, whole genome shotgun sequence window:
- the LOC121210905 gene encoding transcription repressor MYB6, translating into MGRAPCCSKVGLHRGPWTPREDTLLVKYIQAHGEGHWRSFPKKAGLLRCGKSCRLRWMNYLRPDIKRGNITPDEEDLIIRLHSLLGNRWSLIAGRLPGRTDNEIKNYWNTHLSKRLLSQGTDPNTHKKLPPDNPVVVLVPKKKRKKSNKRPNKSKKPTEQEKPKIHLPKPIRFTSSVQCTTKSSSQGGENGQVLVPWSEYINDDENRTRFLCYNDDHDLINNSDFECQSHHHHHHHHDHGLGAQGDSNDSLEKIYEEYLQLLKTNEDQVQLDSFAESLLI; encoded by the exons ATGGGAAGGGCTCCTTGTTGCTCTAAAGTTGGGTTACACAGGGGTCCATGGACACCTAGAGAAGACACATTGCTTGTCAAGTACATTCAAGCTCATGGCGAAGGTCACTGGCGATCCTTCCCTAAGAAAGCCG GGCTACTTAGGTGTGGAAAGAGTTGCAGGCTAAGATGGATGAACTATTTGAGACCGGATATCAAAAGAGGGAACATAACACCCGACGAGGAAGATCTCATCATCCGATTACATTCACTCCTCGGCAACCGTTGGTCTCTCATCGCCGGAAGGCTTCCGGGTCGAACCGATAACGAGATTAAAAACTATTGGAACACCCATCTAAGCAAACGTTTATTAAGCCAAGGAACCGATCCGAACACCCACAAAAAACTACCACCGGATAACCCGGTTGTCGTCCTCGTcccgaaaaagaaaaggaagaagagCAACAAAAGGCCGAACAAATCTAAAAAACCAACCGAGCAAGAAAAACCCAAAATCCATCTCCCAAAACCCATTAGATTTACATCTTCAGTACAGTGTACCACTAAGTCTTCGAGCCAAGGAGGTGAAAATGGACAAGTCCTCGTCCCTTGGTCCGAATACATCAATGATGATGAAAACCGAACCCGGTTTTTATGTTATAATGACGATCATGATCTTATCAACAACTCAGATTTCGAGTGCCagtctcatcatcatcatcatcatcatcatgatcATGGACTAGGTGCTCAAGGTGACAGTAATGATTCACTAGAGAAGATATATGAAGAGTACTTGCAGCTGTTGAAGACGAATGAAGATCAAGTGCAGTTGGATTCTTTTGCTGAATCATTACTGATATGA
- the LOC121210906 gene encoding dof zinc finger protein DOF3.7 produces MDADKWSQGFQVKSMEEMMVANNNTCTKGTTTTTTVLEKKTRPPEQLNCPRCNSTNTKFCYYNNYSLTQPRYFCKTCRRYWTEGGSLRNVPVGGGSRKNKRSSISTTSSSSSSSSSSSSTAFASDSAKVLDLNPSTFSLLSSSQNPNKVHYKGQDLNLTFPPMQEPGLYDHQHNYYYYNNTGMVSRGLNSFVPAPAAPATPAPAALFSMQDYKPSLSSTTFPIHSGVQGFPFGEMKQVSSTNNEVDDDQNKEQSNSTGFWNNNGVLGGGGSW; encoded by the exons ATGGATGCTGATAAATGGTCACAG GGTTTTCAAGTGAAATCAATGGAAGAGATGATGGTAGCTAATAATAATACATGCACAAAAGGGACGACGACAACAACAACAGTGTTAGAGAAGAAAACAAGACCACCAGAGCAATTGAATTGTCCTAGGTGTAACTCAACAAACACCAAGTTTTGTTATTACAACAATTATAGTCTTACTCAACCAAGGTACTTTTGTAAGACTTGTAGAAGGTATTGGACTGAAGGTGGGTCTTTAAGGAATGTACCTGTTGGTGGTGGTTCAAGGAAGAACAAAAGATCTTCAATATCaacaacttcttcttcttcttcttcttcttcttcttcatcatcaacAGCTTTCGCTTCAGATTCAGCTAAAGTTTTAGATCTAAACCCATCCACTTTCTCACTGTTATCATCTTCTCAAAACCCTAATAAGGTTCATTATAAAGGTCAAGATCTTAACCTTACTTTCCCACCTATGCAAGAGCCTGGTTTATATGATCATCAGCATAACTACTACTACTACAACAACACCGGGATGGTTTCAAGAGGGTTGAATTCTTTCGTTCCGGCACCAGCAGCACCGGCGACACCAGCACCGGCTGCCCTTTTTTCCATGCAAGATTATAAGCCATCCCTTAGTAGTACTACTTTCCCAATCCATAGTGGTGTTCAAGGGTTCCCTTTTGGAGAAATGAAACAAGTTTCTAGCACTAATAATGAAGTTGATGATGATCAAAACAAGGAACAAAGCAATTCAACTGGATTTTGGAATAATAATGGTGTATTAGGTGGTGGAGGAtcatggtaa
- the LOC107948161 gene encoding ORM1-like protein 1, giving the protein MANLYVKAVPPADLNRNTEWFMYPGVWTTYILFLFFSWLLVLSIFGCSPGMAWTIVNLAHFLVTYHFFHWKKGTPFADDQGIYNGLTWWEQIDNGKQLTRNRKFLTVVPVVLYLIASHTTDYQHPMLFLNTLAVIILVVAKFPNMHKVRIFGINADK; this is encoded by the exons atGGCGAATCTATATGTGAAGGCGGTACCACCGGCTGATCTGAACCGGAACACCGAGTGGTTCATGTACCCAGGTGTATGGACTACTTATATCCTATTCCTCTTTTTCTCTTGGCTCCTTGTTCTTTCCATCTTTGGTTGTTCTCCTGGCATGGCTTGGACCATCGTTAATCTCGCTCACTTCCTT GTTACTTACCACTTCTTTCACTGGAAGAAAGGAACCCCGTTTGCTGACGATCAAGGAATTTACAATGGCTTGACTTGGTGGGAGCAGATAGACAATGGAAAGCAGCTAACACGCAACAGAAAGTTTTTAACCGTTGTACCTGTTGTGCT ATACCTGATAGCTTCGCATACAACAGACTACCAACATCCTATGCTCTTTCTGAACACACTTGCAGTGATCATCCTCGTCGTTGCCAAGTTCCCAAACATGCACAAGGTCCGGATCTTCGGAATCAATGCAGACAAGTGA
- the LOC107948159 gene encoding bifunctional fucokinase/fucose pyrophosphorylase yields MFSYCAYDFSFLHFGTSSEVLDHLSASDSALVGRRHLCSIPATTVSDIAASSVVLSCKIADGVSIGEDSLIYDSNISSGSQIGSQSIVVGMNVPKDSDNMAGNSIKFMLPDRHCLWEVPLVGCIERVIVFCGIHDNPKNPLRKDGTFCGKPWEKVMHDLGIEENDLWSSSSSQEKCLWNAKLFPILSYFEMLRVGMWLMGLSDGKNLHCLPLWRNSPRISLEELHRSIDFSKMCTGSSNHQADLAAGVAKACINYGMLGRDLSQLCEEILQKETSGVEICKDFLALCPKLIEQNSKILPKSRAYQVQVDLLRACREETKAYQLEHEVWASIADETASAVRYGFGAHLLESSGSKSTLAFRNNNHVGSMDKPFCQQTVKVELPVRVDFVGGWSDTPPWSLERAGCVLNMAVSLEGSLPIGTIVETTNSNGVLIIDDSGKELYIKELTSIAPPFDGDDPFRLVKSALLVTEIIHENILVSNGLRIRTWANVPRGSGLGTSSILAAAVVKGLLQIIGGDDSNENVARLVLVLEQLMGTGGGWQDQIGGLYAGIKFTTSYPGIPLRLQVFPLVASSQLISKLQERLLVVFTGQVRLAHQVLQKVVLRYLRRDNLLVSSVKRLTELAKIGREALMNCDVDKLGEIMLEAWRLHQELDPYCSNEYVDKLFAFADPYCSGYKLVGAGGGGGFALLLAKNATCAKELRSMLGKNPEFDSVIYNWTIY; encoded by the exons ATGTTCAGCTACTGTGCTT ATGATTTTTCGTTTTTACATTTTGGAACTTCGAGTGAAGTTTTGGATCACCTTAGTGCATCTGATTCAGCGCTTGTAGGTCGAAGACACTTATGTTCTATTCCAGCAACCACTGTTTCAGACATTGCAGCATCTTCCGTTGTCCTGTCTTGTAAAATTGCTGATGGTGTCTCGATTGGTGAAGATTCTCTAATATACGACTCAAACATATCAAGTGGAAGCCAGATTGGTTCCCAGTCCATAGTTGTCGGTATGAATGTTCCAAAGGACAGTGATAATATGGCAGGTAATTCTATAAAGTTCATGCTTCCGGACCGCCATTGCCTTTGGGAAGTTCCTTTGGTAGGATGTATTGAAAGAGTGATTGTATTTTGTGGTATCCATGATAACCCGAAAAACCCTCTTAGAAAGGATGGAACCTTTTGTGGGAAACCTTGGGAGAAGGTCATGCACGATTTAGGTATCGAGGAAAACGATCTATGGAGCTCCAGTAGCAGTCAAGAAAAATGCTTGTGGAATGCAAAATTATTTCCCATTCTTTCGTACTTTGAGATGCTTCGAGTGGGAATGTGGTTGATGGGTTTGAGTGATGGAAAAAACCTACACTGTCTTCCTTTGTGGAGAAACTCACCTCGAATCAGTCTCGAGGAGTTGCATAGATCGATTGACTTCTCAAAAATGTGCACTGGATCCAGTAATCATCAAGCAGATCTCGCAGCTGGAGTTGCTAAGGCTTGCATTAACTACGGCATGCTTGGTCGTGATTTATCTCAGTTGTGTGaagaaattttacaaaaagaGACTTCTGGTGTTGAAATATGTAAGGACTTCCTAGCCCTTTGTCCCAAACTTATCGAGCAAAATTCTAAGATTCTTCCCAAAAGCCGAGCATATCAAGTGCAAGTTGATCTTCTTCGAGCATGCAGAGAGGAAACGAAAGCTTATCAGTTAGAACATGAAGTATGGGCTTCAATTGCTGATGAAACTGCATCAGCCGTTAGATACGGTTTTGGAG CACATCTCTTGGAGTCCTCTGGCAGCAAGTCTACTCTGGCCTTCAGGAACAATAACCATGTTGGATCCATGGACAAGCCTTTTTGTCAACAAACAGTGAAAGTCGAGCTACCGGTTCGAGTAGACTTTGTTGGCGGCTGGAGCGATACACCTCCGTGGAGTTTAGAACGTGCTGGTTGTGTTCTTAATATGGCAGTGAGCTTGGAAGGTTCTCTTCCGATTGGCACTATAGTAGAGACGACAAATTCAAATGGAGTCTTGATTATCGATGATTCTGGAAAAGAGCTATATATTAAAGAGCTTACTTCAATTGCTCCTCCTTTTGACGGTGATGATCCTTTTAGACTCGTGAAATCTGCACTGCTAGTAACCGAAATTATTCATGAAAATATTCTAGTATCAAATGGTTTGCGAATAAGGACATGGGCTAACGTACCTCGGGGCAGTGGGTTAGGAACTTCTAGCATCTTAGCTGCTGCCGTTGTGAAAGGACTTCTACAAATCATTGGTGGTGATGACAGCAACGAAAATGTTGCAAGGCTTGTTTTGGTACTAGAGCAGCTCATGGGAACGGGCGGTGGTTGGCAGGATCAGATCGGAGGTTTATATGCCGGAATTAAATTTACAACAAGTTACCCTGGAATACCATTGCGTCTCCAAGTCTTCCCTCTCGTGGCATCTTCTCAACTGATTTCAAAATTGCAGGAACGGTTGCTTGTCGTATTTACCGGTCAA GTTCGACTAGCACATCAAGTCCTACAAAAGGTAGTCCTCCGGTATCTCCGACGAGACAACCTTCTCGTATCCAGCGTCAAACGACTCACTGAATTAGCTAAGATCGGTAGGGAAGCTTTGATGAACTGTGATGTCGATAAATTAGGCGAAATCATGTTGGAGGCTTGGAGGTTGCATCAAGAACTTGATCCATACTGTAGCAATGAATATGTCGATAAACTGTTTGCATTTGCCGACCCGTACTGCTCTGGCTACAAGCTTGTGGGAGCAGGTGGGGGGGGGGGCTTTGCCTTATTACTCGCCAAAAATGCCACATGTGCCAAAGAATTAAGAAGCATGTTAGGGAAAAACCCAGAATTTGATTCAGTAATCTACAATTGGACCAtctactaa